From Pyxicephalus adspersus chromosome 7, UCB_Pads_2.0, whole genome shotgun sequence, a single genomic window includes:
- the NME9 gene encoding thioredoxin domain-containing protein 6: MASKKKEVTLQITISNQEQWEETLSSKGLLVVDVYQAWCGPCKTVVSLFRKIKNELGDDLLQFAVADADSIDALEKYRGKCEPTFLFFAGGELVAVVRGANAPLLQKTILDQLEAEKKVLNQGLERKVVKDEALLEEEEETSSILAQVEDDELLPSGKSYTVAIIKPDAVAHGKADEIIMKIQEAGFEILAHEEKTMTESEARDFYQHRAGDEKFQELIQFMSSGPCHVLIISKSGEEDVIPAWREFIGPTDVDIAKKEKPESLRAQYGTEVLYNAVHGSNDREQASRELAFFFPTFKKQHQHTDELASKSPERTLALIRPDVLRDRKDEVLQSIQEAGFSIAMQKEVMLSEQQVEEFYKEHVNEDYYPALKQQMTSGPVLALALVKDHAVKHWRSLLGPAKITEALNEAPDSLRARFTPSEGEINQLHGSSSPVDAEKEINFFFPVEHTLAAIKPDALEEHRDEILERIQVAGFTVSQIKETNLSQEMAEEFYKEHKGKPFYDQLVNYMCRGPCLMMILSKENAVQEWRALMGPTDPTEARTSAPDSLRSLFANSILQNAVHGSSNINHATEKIKFIFGDIDLNGNINGTSDKESTKNTVEDIEQSEDSNDGTTLPENEE, from the exons ATTACCATAAGTAATCAGGAGCAGTGGGAGGAAACTCTCTCTTCCAAAGGACTTCTAG TTGTGGACGTGTATCAGGCCTGGTGTGGTCCCTGCAAGACAGTTGTCAGCTTATTCCGAAAAATTAAGAATGAACTGGGAGATGATCTTTTGCAGTTTGCTGTG GCTGACGCTGATAGTATTGATGCTCTCGAGAAATACAGAGGCAAATGTGAAcccacttttcttttctttgct ggaGGGGAACTGGTTGCTGTTGTGAGAGGAGCCAATGCACCATTACTACAGAAAACTATTTTAGACCAACTTGAAGCAGAAAAGAAAGTTTTGAACCAAGGCCTAGAACGCAAAGTG GTTAAAGATGAGGCACTGttagaggaagaagaagagacaTCCTCCATTCTAGCACAGGTTGAGGATGATGAACTGC TGCCATCTGGGAAATCTTACACGGTGGCTATTATTAAACCTGATGCAGTCGCTCATGGAAAGGCAGATGAAATTATAATGaag ATTCAAGAGGCTGGGTTTGAGATTTTGGCACATGAGGAAAAGACTATGACTGAGTCTGAAGCCAGAGACTTCTACCAGCACAGAGCAGGAGAT GAAAAATTCCAGGAATTGATACAGTTTATGTCTAGTGGCCCATGTCATGTTCTTATCATATCTAAATCTGGGGAAGAAGATGTGATCCCTGCATGGAGAGAGTTTATTGGCCCAACTGATGTAGACATTGCCAAGAAAGAAAAGCCTGAAAG TTTACGAGCACAGTATGGTACAGAGGTGCTGTATAATGCTGTACATGGGAGCAATGACCGTGAGCAGGCCAGCAGAGAATTAGCCTTCTTCTTTCcaacttttaaaaaacagcatCAACACACAGACGAATTAGCATCAAAGAGCCCAGAGAGAACCTTGGCACTAATTAGACCAGATGTCTTAAGAGACAGGAAAG ATGAAGTTTTGCAAAGTATTCAGGAGGCTGGCTTCTCCATAGCAATGCAAAAGGAAGTTATGCTCAGTGAGCAACAAGTTGAGGAGTTCTACAAAGAGCATGTAAATGAAGATTATTACCCAGCTCTTAAACAGCAGATGACTAG TGGTCCTGTCCTTGCCCTGGCACTTGTAAAAGACCATGCAGTAAAGCACTGGAGGAGTTTGTTAGGACCTGCTAAAATTACAGAAGCATTAAATGAAGCACCAGACAG CTTGCGAGCTCGTTTTACCCCTTCAGAGGGTGAAATTAACCAACTACATGGCAGTTCATCCCCAGTGGATGCAGAAAAGGAAATCAACTTTTTCTTCCCAGTGGAGCATACGTTGGCAGCTATTAAACCTGATGCACTGGAAGaacacagag ATGAAATCTTGGAACGAATTCAAGTTGCTGGATTTACAGTCTCTCAAATAAAGGAGACTAATCTAAGCCAAGAGATGGCTGAGGAGTTTTACAAAGAACACAAGGGGAAACCATTTTATGATCAACTTGTCAATTACATGTGCAG aGGTCCCTGTTTAATGATGATCCTTAGCAAAGAGAATGCAGTGCAGGAGTGGAGAGCACTGATGGGCCCCACAGACCCCACTGAAGCTCGTACATCAGCCCCCGATTCTCTGAGGAGCTTGTTTgccaacagtattttgcagaatgCAGTCCATGGCTCCTCAAACATAAATCATGCCACAGAAAAGATCAAGTTCATATTTGGAGACATTGATCTAAATGGAAATATTAATG GGACCAGTGATAAAGAATCCACGAAAAATACTGTTGAGGATATTGAACAAAGTGAAGACAGTAATGATGGTACAACCCTCCCAG AGAATGAAGAATAG